Proteins encoded together in one Porites lutea chromosome 2, jaPorLute2.1, whole genome shotgun sequence window:
- the LOC140927078 gene encoding inactive phospholipase C-like protein 1, which yields MALGLVMKDEYPFFEAHGSLPEMLKKALTAIEQVVQDSKALIENCDSVHERLVQCERAGLEWHEELHNACVKEGIKGKRLTKAVESFAWNIRVLKGQAELLLNAKSEYQEYLRQIQEATISTGLVKSVGCNL from the exons ATGGCTTTAGGCCTTGTTATGAAAGATGAG tATCCTTTTTTTGAGGCACACGGAAGCTTACCAGAGATGTTGAAAAAAGCCCTGACAGCGATAGAGCAG GTAGTTCAAGATTCCAAAGCATTGATCGAAAATTGTGATTCAGTACACGAAAGG CTTGTTCAGTGCGAGAGAGCTGGCCTTGAATGGCAT GAAGAATTGCACAACGCCTGTGTTAAAGAGGGGATAAAAGGAAAGCGACTAACAAAG GCGGTGGAAAGCTTTGCTTGGAACATCCGAGTGTTAAAAGGCCAGGCGGAATTACTCTTGAACGCGAAAAGTGAATACCAGGAATATCTTCGACAG ATACAAGAGGCAACTATCTCCACCGGTCTCGTGAAATCTGTTGGGTGTAACCTCTGA